The Synechococcus sp. M16.1 genome includes the window CAGCCGCGGCTTGCTCAAGGCCTTCCGGCATCTTTTCTCTTCGAAACGAACACTAGTTCTCCACACCACGGCGCCGCCGTCAAGAACCCCCAACACGGGGCCATTCTCACGAATCTCCAAGCGAGATCCCTGCCAGAAAGCCGCTCCTGCACTGGTCGAAGCACCGGCTTAGACGGAACTGAGCAGCCCGCCGCCATCGTCAAGCAAAAACAACGACAAACGGGAGATTTCCACAGAAACCCGCCAGGGCGGCGTTAACGCCCCGCGACCTGTGGAAAAACTGTGCAGAGCACCAGGGAAAGGACGGGGGAAATCAATGACTCAAAAACGATTAGCTGGATTAATCAATGCTGCGAGTCCCACAACGTTCTCAAGGCCGCAACGGCCGCCGCCGCCGCTTGGGCCGGCCACTCCCCCTCCGCCGCACGTCCCTGCAGCGGGGTGAGCAGGATGCGCAGCTCCCATTGGCTGCGATCACCGCTCAAGCATCCCCACCACACGCCTCGATCCAGCTCCAGCTCGATCGATTCCTCGGGCATCAGTTGGTCAACCAGACCCCTGTGCTGCTGCTCCAGGGTTGCCACGAGATCCACCAGATCCCGCCACTCCGGCTCGGTCAACTCAAACGCCCAGCGTTCTCCTCCGATAAGAACGCAATACTCGCCGCGGGAGGGGTCGTGCGACACCCGCCAACCGTCCCCCTCCTGCTGGATCACAACCGATGGATCAACCAGGCAGCAAATCGGGCTGGTCTTGCTCGTCGCTCAATTCCACGATGGCCCGCTGCACCGGCTTGACGCTGGACTCCTCCAGCAGACCGTCAAAGTCGTCGAAGCGGCGCTGCTTGGCCCGGAAGGCAATACGCACCGTCGTCAGATAACGGTTGCTTGATTGACGAATCAAGCTTTCGCCACGTTTGGCGAGATCCTTGGAATCGACTCCGGCCGAAAGCACAGGCTTCTAGATCAAACAACTTGAGACTAAGCGGTGGCCGTCTCAGGCCAGCTGGTCGGTGTGAAAGGGCACGTGCATGGGGTAAGCCCGCTGACGGGAGCCTGGAACCCGCAACACGATCTGGCGCCCCATTCCCAAGGCCGCCAGGGGCAAGCGCAGATCACCGACCAAACCACTCAATTCCTCGAGATGTGCATCGTCGATGCACTCGATGCGGATGCTGCCCCAGCTGCGACGCATGCGACAGCTCCGCAGCGGCTCCAGCCTCTCCTGCAGTTCAGGATCTTCCCGGTAAAAGGAGAAGATCAGCTGTTGCAATCGATCCATCGCCGCCAGTCCCCCTAGTCTCATCCTGACTTCACCGTGCCCTGAGCACGGTCAGAGATCGCGTGGGCGAAGAAAAGCTTCAGCATTCAGACCAACGGGGCGGAACACTCGCCATCGATTTGGGCAGCACCACCACGGTGGTGGCCTATCAGGGAGCGACATCCACAACAGCCGATCTGCTGAACCTGCCCGCCATCTGCAGCCGGGCCGGTGAAATTCCCAGCCTGGTGTGGGAGGCATCCCAACGCCCCCTGATTGGCCGGCAGGTGCTCGAGTCAGGCCTCAATGACTCCGTGGACAGACGTCTGCATCGCGACTTTAAGGGCCGCATCGGTCAAGCGGATGCACCAGAGCAGGACGTAGCCCGCTGGGCTGGAGAACAGCTGCTTCAACAGATCTGGAGCCGGCTCCCCAGCGATCTCCCGGTGGAGCGGCTGGTGCTGACCGCCCCGGTGGAGTGCTATCGGGCGTATCGCAGCTGGTTGCTGCAGGCCTGCACCACGCTGCCGGTGGCCGAGATCGCCCTGGTGGATGAACCCACAGCAGCCGCCATGGGTGCAGGGCTTCCCGCTGGTTCCACTCTGCTGGTGGTGGACCTGGGCGGAAGCACCCTGGATTTGGCCCTGGTGGCTCTGGAAGGAGGGGAAGGTCGTGCTGCACCGATCGCCCAACTGCTGCGGCTGGGGGGGCGCAGCCTCGGGGACAACAGCCGCCAGATGCTGCGCACAGCAAAGGTTCTGGGCAAAGCGGGGCTGCGCCTCGGGGGCCGTGACATCGATCGCTGGATTGTGGACCGCTGTTGCCCGGGTCAACCCGCCAGCACCCCCCTGCTCAATGCTGCCGAACGGCTCAAATGCCGGCTGAGCGACACCGCCTTGGCCGAACGCGAGCCCCTGATGGAGTTGGCGGTGGATGAGCGGGAGCATGTGCTCCGCCTGTCGCGCAGCGAACTCAACGCGCTTCTGCTGGAGCGCGGCTTCGGAGACGCCCTCGAACAACTGCTGGAGAGCTGTCTCGCCGGCGGTCGCCGCAACAACTGCAGCCTTGAAGATCTGGAGGGCGTGGTGGCCGTCGGAGGCGGTGCCCAGCTGCCCCTCCTGCGCCAGTGGCTCTCCGAGCACACGGCGCCAGCGCCCTTGCTCACCCCGCCACCGGTGGAGGCCGTGGCCCTGGGTGCACTTCAACTCACGCCAGGGGTCGCCATTCGGGATGTGCTGCAACACGGCGTTTCCCTGCGTTTCTGGGATCAGCGCAGCAACAGCCACCGCTGGCATCCCCTCTTCGTGGCCGGTCAACCCTGGCCGAGCCCCGCCCCCCTGGAGCTGGTGCTGGCCGCCAGCCGCACCGGCCAACGCAGCTTGGAGCTGGTGCTGGGAGAGCCCATCCCCCAGGGGAGCCACAGCGTGGTCTTCATCAATGGTTTGCCGACCCTGCAGGAGCAGACCGCCGGGGAGGTCTCCCATCAGCCTTGGCCTGGCATCGAGCTGGTGCTGCCTCTGGAACCCGCCGGAGAGCAGGGCGAAGACTGCCTGCGGCTGCGCTGGAGCATTGATCAAGATGCGCAGCTTCAGCTGGAGATCAACGATCTGCGTTCAGGTCGGACGTGGTCCCAGTCAACGCTGGGGGCTGTCCGATAAGACCGACCCATAAAGACCGTCCGATAAGACGTCCGTCCACAGGCCCTTGGAACGGGAGCCGTCACTCCATAAAACAGAACCAACGTTCAGCTCCACCCTTCGTGGCGGCACCGCGTCAACTGCTGCTTCGGCTCTGGGGTGTTGGAACCCTGGGATTGGTGCTGGCGATTGCGACAGGTGCCTATTGGTGGGAACAACAACTGCCGAGGCGGCTGCAGAGCGCCCTCGCTGCCAACGACTACGAGGCCTGCATCCGCACCAGTGAGCAACTCGCCTCCCTGCGCTGGTTGGGGGAGGGCGCACCGGAGGAGCAGGCCCTCTGCCGCCAGAAGCACGCCGAACATCTCTGGGACCAAGGCGATTCGATCGCTGCCCTCACGCTGCAGAAACAATTGGTCGCATCGGGCCATGGCGACCTTGCCCTCCATCGCAAAACCCTCGAACGCTGGCGCCAGGCTCTGATGGATCAGGCGATTGCTCTGTTTCGTGAGGGAGACCTGCAGCAGGCACTCGCGTTGCTGGATCCCCTTAAAGGCAGCGCGCGCAGCTCCATCAGCCAACTCAGTGCAACGCTGATGGAGATCTGGAACCGCAACCAATTGGAACAGCGTCGGCTGGTTCAACTGGTGG containing:
- a CDS encoding DUF1818 family protein, with product MIQQEGDGWRVSHDPSRGEYCVLIGGERWAFELTEPEWRDLVDLVATLEQQHRGLVDQLMPEESIELELDRGVWWGCLSGDRSQWELRILLTPLQGRAAEGEWPAQAAAAAVAALRTLWDSQH
- a CDS encoding DNA-directed RNA polymerase subunit omega, encoding MLSAGVDSKDLAKRGESLIRQSSNRYLTTVRIAFRAKQRRFDDFDGLLEESSVKPVQRAIVELSDEQDQPDLLPG
- a CDS encoding Hsp70 family protein; translated protein: MGEEKLQHSDQRGGTLAIDLGSTTTVVAYQGATSTTADLLNLPAICSRAGEIPSLVWEASQRPLIGRQVLESGLNDSVDRRLHRDFKGRIGQADAPEQDVARWAGEQLLQQIWSRLPSDLPVERLVLTAPVECYRAYRSWLLQACTTLPVAEIALVDEPTAAAMGAGLPAGSTLLVVDLGGSTLDLALVALEGGEGRAAPIAQLLRLGGRSLGDNSRQMLRTAKVLGKAGLRLGGRDIDRWIVDRCCPGQPASTPLLNAAERLKCRLSDTALAEREPLMELAVDEREHVLRLSRSELNALLLERGFGDALEQLLESCLAGGRRNNCSLEDLEGVVAVGGGAQLPLLRQWLSEHTAPAPLLTPPPVEAVALGALQLTPGVAIRDVLQHGVSLRFWDQRSNSHRWHPLFVAGQPWPSPAPLELVLAASRTGQRSLELVLGEPIPQGSHSVVFINGLPTLQEQTAGEVSHQPWPGIELVLPLEPAGEQGEDCLRLRWSIDQDAQLQLEINDLRSGRTWSQSTLGAVR